A window of Rhizobium acidisoli contains these coding sequences:
- a CDS encoding divergent polysaccharide deacetylase family protein → MGTDLHAPLGRNRKAGRRRPGVLRLGRIAASLCLFAIGGFSLYTAFRGDGLERTKPPAEQAATPPSNTPQPPTTTANQAADGMPRAEPRSGANVEQMVTGDGSVVTKYSPRPRDGSGPVLVDAMQIGQDPRMAAQPNEALLEDTPFGRLPIVGPDGRRPMDQYARPSSGARGVRIAIVVSGLGLSQTGTQRAIAELPEEITFAFAASGNSLQRWMQEARRGGHEILLQVPLEPFDYPANDPGPETLLTTKPVARNIENLHKAMGEITNYTGVMNYLGGRFLSDSTAMEPVMRDIGKRGLLFLDDGTSAQSKTADVAKGTELPYAFADLQLDGQLDINAVLKKLDELERIARKNGQAIGVASAFDESVDAIAKWSEEAAMRGIEIVGVAALSNDPRNP, encoded by the coding sequence TTGGGAACGGACCTGCATGCGCCTTTGGGCCGCAACCGCAAAGCCGGCCGCCGGCGCCCGGGTGTTCTGCGCCTCGGCCGCATCGCCGCCAGTCTTTGTCTTTTCGCGATAGGCGGCTTTTCCCTCTATACGGCGTTTCGCGGCGATGGGCTCGAACGCACCAAACCACCGGCCGAACAGGCCGCAACGCCACCTTCCAATACCCCTCAGCCACCGACGACCACCGCCAACCAGGCAGCGGATGGCATGCCGCGCGCCGAACCGCGCTCGGGCGCCAATGTCGAACAGATGGTCACCGGTGATGGCTCCGTCGTCACCAAATACAGCCCCCGCCCGCGCGATGGCAGCGGGCCGGTGCTGGTCGACGCCATGCAGATCGGCCAGGATCCGCGCATGGCGGCCCAGCCGAATGAAGCGCTGCTCGAAGACACCCCTTTCGGCAGGCTGCCGATCGTCGGCCCCGATGGCCGGCGCCCGATGGATCAATATGCCCGTCCCTCCTCCGGCGCACGCGGCGTCCGCATCGCCATCGTCGTCAGCGGTCTCGGGCTCAGCCAGACCGGGACGCAGCGCGCCATCGCTGAATTGCCTGAAGAAATTACCTTCGCCTTTGCCGCGAGCGGCAACAGCCTGCAGCGCTGGATGCAGGAAGCCCGCCGAGGCGGCCACGAGATTCTTCTGCAGGTGCCGCTCGAGCCTTTTGATTACCCGGCGAATGATCCCGGCCCGGAGACGCTGCTGACCACAAAACCCGTGGCCCGCAATATCGAGAACCTGCACAAGGCGATGGGCGAGATCACCAATTACACCGGCGTCATGAATTATCTCGGCGGCCGTTTCCTGTCCGATTCCACCGCCATGGAACCTGTCATGCGCGATATCGGCAAGCGCGGCCTGCTGTTCCTCGACGACGGCACGTCGGCGCAGTCGAAGACAGCTGATGTCGCCAAGGGAACCGAACTGCCCTATGCCTTCGCCGACCTGCAGCTCGACGGCCAACTCGATATCAACGCCGTCCTGAAGAAGCTTGACGAGCTCGAGCGCATCGCCCGCAAGAACGGCCAGGCGATCGGCGTCGCCTCGGCTTTCGATGAGAGCGTCGACGCCATCGCCAAATGGAGCGAGGAGGCCGCGATGCGCGGCATCGAGATCGTCGGCGTCGCCGCCCTTTCCAACGACCCACGGAACCCTTGA
- a CDS encoding murein hydrolase activator EnvC family protein — MILPAIAAGVGVAVIAVSANPFIVRAQDAAPEAAQSAPQPAAEPPPDPAAELAAKRDKTRAELETLSKTISLSSDKVSALQQSIADLDKSTQSIRQALIESAARRKALDKQILASEKKLADLGVKEDGIRRSLHERRGLLAEVLAALQRMGRNPPPALLVTPDDALASVRSAILLGAVVPGIRKETDKLAGDLASLAALQTASAAEKAGLTATMTNGIEEERRMDLLLAENDKLSRSNAAELEAERKRSEELAGKATSLEGLVASMESEIASVRDAAAAARQAEENRRLMTDEQRAQAKALADSGVPDKNRIAPAYPFGELKAKLEVPVAGDILRQFGDADGTGHEAMGMTVATNPETVVTAPADGLVVFAGAFRSYGQMIILDTGDGYHLVLSGMETINTRQGKFVFAGEPLAVMGAKRVASATALALETDRPTLYIEFRKDGKPVDSRPWWTAKDTGKARNDS; from the coding sequence ATGATCCTGCCGGCTATCGCGGCCGGTGTCGGTGTGGCGGTGATTGCCGTGTCGGCAAATCCCTTCATCGTCCGGGCGCAGGATGCCGCGCCTGAAGCGGCACAATCGGCGCCGCAGCCGGCAGCCGAGCCGCCGCCCGATCCGGCCGCCGAACTGGCCGCCAAACGGGACAAGACCCGTGCCGAACTGGAAACCCTGTCGAAAACGATCAGTCTTTCCAGCGACAAGGTGAGCGCGCTTCAACAGAGCATCGCCGATCTGGACAAGAGCACGCAAAGCATCCGCCAAGCGCTGATCGAATCCGCCGCCCGCCGCAAGGCGCTCGACAAGCAGATCCTTGCAAGCGAGAAGAAGCTTGCCGATCTCGGCGTCAAGGAAGATGGCATCCGCCGGTCCCTGCACGAGCGCCGCGGCCTTTTGGCCGAGGTGCTGGCAGCCCTCCAGCGCATGGGCCGCAACCCGCCGCCCGCTTTGCTCGTCACCCCCGATGACGCGCTCGCCTCGGTGCGCAGCGCCATTCTGCTCGGCGCCGTTGTTCCAGGCATCCGCAAGGAGACCGACAAGCTTGCCGGAGACCTTGCAAGCCTCGCCGCTTTGCAGACCGCAAGTGCGGCCGAGAAGGCCGGCCTGACCGCGACAATGACGAATGGGATCGAGGAAGAACGGCGCATGGACCTGCTGCTTGCCGAAAACGACAAGCTCAGCCGCAGCAATGCCGCCGAACTCGAGGCCGAGAGGAAACGCTCCGAGGAACTGGCGGGCAAGGCGACCAGCCTTGAGGGCCTCGTCGCCTCGATGGAATCCGAGATCGCTTCGGTGCGCGATGCGGCTGCAGCCGCCCGCCAGGCGGAGGAGAATCGCAGGCTGATGACCGACGAGCAGCGCGCCCAGGCCAAGGCATTGGCCGACAGCGGTGTGCCCGATAAAAACCGCATTGCGCCCGCATATCCCTTCGGAGAATTGAAGGCGAAATTGGAGGTGCCCGTTGCGGGCGATATCCTGCGCCAGTTCGGCGATGCCGACGGCACCGGGCACGAGGCAATGGGAATGACGGTCGCCACCAATCCGGAGACGGTGGTGACGGCGCCTGCCGATGGCCTGGTGGTTTTCGCCGGCGCTTTCCGCAGTTACGGCCAGATGATCATCCTCGACACCGGCGATGGCTACCACTTGGTTCTCTCGGGAATGGAGACGATCAATACCCGTCAGGGAAAATTCGTTTTCGCCGGCGAGCCGCTCGCCGTGATGGGCGCGAAAAGAGTGGCGAGCGCAACTGCATTGGCGCTGGAAACGGACCGGCCAACGCTTTACATTGAATTTCGAAAGGACGGTAAACCGGTCGATTCCCGACCGTGGTGGACCGCCAAAGACACTGGAAAGGCACGCAATGATTCGTAG
- a CDS encoding winged helix-turn-helix domain-containing protein — protein sequence MTDPAAKTLVPVLRISFPDEDRLGHGKMELLEHIRATGSISAAGRAMDMSYRRAWLLVSEMNRMFCEQVVEPQRGGQKGGGAALTPFGEELLDRFRRMEKTMRESLAEDLAWLEAKRSL from the coding sequence ATGACCGATCCAGCCGCCAAAACACTCGTGCCCGTCCTGCGAATCAGCTTCCCGGATGAGGATCGGCTCGGTCACGGCAAGATGGAGCTCCTGGAGCATATCCGCGCGACCGGGTCGATCTCGGCGGCGGGGCGGGCAATGGACATGTCCTATCGCCGCGCATGGCTGCTGGTCAGCGAGATGAACCGGATGTTTTGCGAACAGGTGGTCGAGCCGCAGCGCGGCGGCCAGAAGGGCGGCGGCGCGGCGCTGACGCCGTTCGGTGAGGAATTGCTGGACCGTTTCCGCCGGATGGAGAAGACGATGCGCGAAAGCCTTGCCGAGGATCTTGCCTGGCTCGAAGCAAAACGCAGTCTGTAG
- the bfr gene encoding bacterioferritin, giving the protein MKGDKKVIERLNEALFLELGAVNQYWVHYRLLEDWGYTKLAKKERAESIEEMHHADRLVARIIFLEGHPNLQTLAPLRIGQNVKEVLEADLAGEYDARAAYKKSRDICHEAGDYVSMKLFEELLMDEEGHIDFLETQLDLLGKIGESKYGQLNADSANEAE; this is encoded by the coding sequence TTGAAAGGCGACAAAAAAGTCATCGAGCGGCTTAACGAGGCGTTGTTCCTCGAGCTCGGGGCAGTCAATCAATATTGGGTTCATTATCGTCTTCTTGAGGACTGGGGTTACACCAAGCTCGCCAAGAAGGAGCGCGCCGAATCGATCGAAGAGATGCATCATGCCGACCGGCTTGTTGCGCGCATCATTTTCCTTGAAGGCCATCCCAATCTGCAGACCCTTGCACCTCTGCGCATCGGCCAGAACGTCAAGGAAGTGCTGGAAGCCGATCTCGCCGGCGAATACGACGCCCGCGCAGCGTACAAGAAGTCGCGCGATATCTGTCACGAAGCCGGCGATTACGTTTCCATGAAGCTCTTCGAAGAGCTGCTGATGGACGAGGAAGGCCATATCGACTTCCTCGAAACGCAGCTCGATCTGCTCGGAAAAATCGGCGAGAGCAAATATGGCCAGCTCAACGCCGATTCCGCCAACGAGGCAGAATAA
- the modC gene encoding molybdenum ABC transporter ATP-binding protein produces the protein MTLIVEAKQKLGGFLLDAAFTSERGVTALFGRSGSGKTSMIRIIAGLARPDEGRVVLDGEILTETKTGTFVPKHRRRFGYVFQEARLFPHLSVRANLSYGRWFTAKTLRGENFDRIVDLLGIEPLLERSPAKLSGGEKQRVAIGRALLSAPRLLLMDEPLAALDEARKAEILPYLERLRDQTEIPIIYVSHSIAEVARLANQVVVLSDGKVEATGPAVDILSRPSAAADRKEAGALLEGTVESFDARHRLSTVALKSSQLHIPSAALASGRPVRIRIPSRDVMLATARPEGLSALNILEGRIEAISSDEDGTVEIRIDCGGDTIRSRITALSCERLDLRPGKTVFAVIKTVALEA, from the coding sequence ATGACGCTGATCGTCGAAGCAAAACAGAAGCTCGGCGGCTTTTTGCTCGACGCCGCTTTCACCTCCGAACGTGGCGTCACCGCGCTGTTCGGCCGCTCCGGCTCCGGCAAGACCTCAATGATCCGCATCATCGCCGGCCTCGCCCGCCCGGACGAAGGCCGCGTCGTCCTTGACGGCGAGATCCTGACCGAGACCAAAACCGGCACCTTCGTCCCGAAACATCGCCGCCGCTTCGGTTATGTCTTCCAGGAGGCCCGGCTGTTTCCGCATCTCAGCGTCCGCGCCAATCTTTCCTACGGCCGCTGGTTCACGGCGAAAACCCTACGCGGTGAAAACTTCGATCGCATCGTCGACCTGCTCGGCATCGAGCCGCTGCTGGAGCGCAGCCCGGCAAAACTTTCCGGCGGCGAGAAGCAGCGCGTCGCCATCGGCCGCGCTCTTCTCTCCGCGCCCCGCCTGCTGTTGATGGACGAGCCGCTGGCGGCCCTCGACGAGGCGCGCAAGGCCGAGATCCTGCCCTATCTGGAGCGATTGCGCGATCAGACCGAAATTCCGATCATCTATGTCAGCCATTCGATCGCGGAGGTGGCGCGGCTGGCAAACCAGGTGGTCGTCCTCAGCGACGGCAAGGTGGAAGCGACCGGCCCGGCCGTCGACATATTGAGCCGTCCCTCTGCGGCGGCCGACCGGAAAGAGGCGGGCGCGCTGCTCGAAGGCACCGTCGAAAGCTTCGATGCCCGTCACCGCCTGTCGACTGTCGCCTTGAAATCATCGCAGCTGCATATTCCGAGTGCGGCGCTCGCTTCCGGCAGACCAGTGCGCATCCGCATTCCGTCGCGCGACGTCATGCTGGCGACCGCCAGGCCCGAGGGCCTCAGCGCGTTGAACATTCTCGAAGGCAGGATCGAAGCCATATCGTCGGACGAGGACGGAACGGTCGAGATCCGGATCGACTGCGGCGGCGACACCATTCGTTCCCGCATCACCGCGCTGTCCTGCGAGCGCCTCGATCTTCGCCCCGGCAAGACCGTCTTCGCCGTCATCAAGACGGTTGCTCTGGAGGCCTGA
- a CDS encoding RNA pyrophosphohydrolase: MSQATVKAEDLPYRPCVGVMILNRDGLVWAGRRIPDGNSEYDGSPQLWQMPQGGIDKGEDPLDAAYRELYEETGIKTVTLLAEAGDWTNYDLPPALIGIGLKGKFRGQTQRWFAFRFDGDDSEIAINPPPGGHEPEFDAWEWKPMQELPSLIVPFKRGVYDQVIAEFQHLATLQSED; encoded by the coding sequence ATGAGCCAGGCGACCGTAAAAGCCGAGGACCTGCCCTACCGCCCCTGCGTCGGCGTGATGATCCTGAACCGCGACGGCCTCGTCTGGGCCGGGCGGCGCATTCCCGACGGCAATTCGGAATATGACGGCTCGCCGCAGCTCTGGCAGATGCCCCAGGGCGGCATCGACAAGGGCGAGGATCCATTGGACGCCGCCTATCGCGAACTCTACGAGGAGACCGGCATCAAGACGGTGACCTTGCTGGCCGAAGCGGGAGACTGGACCAATTACGATCTGCCGCCGGCACTGATCGGTATCGGATTGAAGGGAAAGTTCCGCGGCCAGACGCAACGCTGGTTCGCCTTCCGCTTCGACGGTGACGACAGCGAGATCGCCATCAACCCGCCGCCCGGCGGCCACGAGCCGGAATTCGATGCGTGGGAATGGAAGCCGATGCAGGAACTGCCCAGCCTGATCGTCCCCTTCAAGCGCGGCGTCTACGATCAGGTCATTGCCGAATTCCAGCATCTGGCGACATTGCAATCGGAAGACTGA
- the modB gene encoding molybdate ABC transporter permease subunit: MDILGLSNEEWTAILLSLRVSFVAMLASLPLGILVALLLARGRFWGKSVLNGIVHLPLILPPVVTGFLLLILFGRRGPVGSLLDQYFGIVFSFRWTGAALACAVMAFPLMVRSIRLSIEAVDRKLEEAAGTLGAGPAWVFLTITLPLTLPGIITGMILSFAKAMGEFGATITFVSNIPGETQTLSAAIYTFTQVPGGDAGALRLTLVAIVISMAALLASEFLARLAGQRIDPE; encoded by the coding sequence TTGGATATATTGGGCCTGAGCAACGAGGAATGGACGGCGATCCTGCTCAGCCTGCGCGTCTCCTTTGTCGCCATGCTGGCGAGCCTGCCCCTGGGCATCCTCGTCGCCTTGCTGCTTGCCCGCGGCCGCTTCTGGGGCAAGTCGGTGCTGAACGGCATCGTTCACCTGCCGCTGATCCTGCCGCCCGTCGTCACCGGTTTCCTTCTTCTCATCCTGTTCGGCCGTCGCGGTCCGGTCGGCAGCCTGCTCGACCAGTATTTCGGCATCGTCTTTTCCTTCCGCTGGACGGGCGCAGCGCTTGCCTGCGCCGTCATGGCCTTTCCGCTGATGGTGCGCAGCATCCGCCTGTCGATCGAGGCGGTCGACCGCAAGCTGGAGGAGGCGGCCGGAACCCTTGGCGCCGGTCCCGCCTGGGTCTTCCTGACGATCACCCTGCCGCTGACGCTGCCCGGCATCATCACCGGCATGATCCTTTCCTTCGCCAAGGCGATGGGTGAATTCGGCGCGACGATCACCTTCGTTTCCAACATTCCCGGCGAAACCCAGACGCTGTCGGCAGCAATCTACACCTTCACCCAGGTGCCGGGCGGCGATGCCGGCGCGCTGCGCCTGACGCTCGTCGCCATCGTCATTTCCATGGCCGCACTGCTCGCCTCCGAATTCCTCGCCCGCCTCGCCGGCCAAAGGATCGATCCGGAATGA
- a CDS encoding (2Fe-2S)-binding protein — protein MKRGSNFFLTATIFFSRKHDSQCHVWNEDVLVCSCNYITDKEIREVITNLLDEDCWQLIVPAKVYHAMEKRGRCCGCFPNVVDIIIQTTEEYHARRHSTETEIFDFMSRLKQFHEENRRADIERRQKSHRAA, from the coding sequence ATGAAGCGGGGCTCGAATTTTTTCTTGACAGCCACCATCTTCTTTAGCAGAAAACACGATAGTCAGTGTCATGTTTGGAATGAAGACGTGCTTGTCTGCAGCTGCAATTATATAACCGACAAGGAAATCCGGGAGGTTATCACCAACCTTCTCGATGAAGACTGTTGGCAGCTTATCGTGCCGGCGAAGGTCTATCACGCTATGGAAAAACGCGGCCGTTGCTGCGGCTGTTTCCCCAACGTCGTCGACATCATTATCCAGACGACCGAGGAATATCACGCCCGTCGCCACTCGACGGAGACGGAAATATTTGATTTCATGTCCCGCTTGAAACAATTCCATGAGGAAAACAGGAGAGCGGACATTGAAAGGCGACAAAAAAGTCATCGAGCGGCTTAA
- the rlmH gene encoding 23S rRNA (pseudouridine(1915)-N(3))-methyltransferase RlmH, which yields MRIGLFAVGRLKSGPEKDLAARYFDRFAKAGPAVGLELARVAEVAESRASNAETRKREEAALLLKSLADGSILILLDERGKAPDSEAFASLLGSYRDQGKRDLTIAIGGADGLDPSLYDRADATLCLGKMTWPHQLVRILIAEQLYRAVTILSGHPYHRV from the coding sequence ATGCGAATTGGTCTTTTTGCGGTGGGACGGCTGAAATCCGGCCCCGAAAAGGATCTTGCGGCCCGATATTTCGACCGTTTCGCCAAGGCCGGCCCTGCCGTCGGTCTCGAACTTGCCCGTGTTGCCGAAGTTGCCGAAAGCCGCGCCTCCAATGCGGAAACCCGCAAGCGCGAGGAAGCGGCACTGCTTCTGAAATCGCTTGCCGATGGCAGCATCCTCATTCTTCTCGACGAACGCGGCAAGGCGCCCGACAGCGAAGCCTTCGCCAGCCTGCTCGGCTCCTATCGCGACCAGGGCAAACGTGACCTGACGATCGCCATCGGCGGTGCCGACGGCCTCGATCCTTCCCTCTACGACCGTGCCGACGCCACGCTTTGCCTGGGCAAGATGACCTGGCCGCATCAGCTCGTGCGCATACTGATCGCCGAACAGCTCTATCGCGCCGTGACCATCCTGTCCGGCCACCCCTATCACCGCGTCTGA
- a CDS encoding S41 family peptidase: MIRRASLVLVGALMGATAMSVIYSAGVPAEAAGSSTYKELSVFGDVFERVRAQYVTPPAEDKLIENAINGMLSSLDPHSSYMNAKDAEDMRTQTKGEFGGLGIEVTMEDELVKVITPIDDTPAAKAGVLAGDYISEIDGQSVRGLKLEDAVEKMRGAVNTPIKLTLIRKGADKPIELTIVRDVVAVQAVKSRVEDDVGYLRIISFTEKTYPDMEKAIKKIKDTVPADKLKGYVLDLRLNPGGLLDQAINVSDALLQRGEVVSTRGRNPDETRRFNAGPGDLTDGKPVIVLINGGSASASEIVAGALQDLRRATVLGTRSFGKGSVQTIIPLGENGALRLTTALYYTPSGRSIQGTGITPDIKVEEPLPEELQGKMVTEGESSLRGHIKGQSETDEGSGSVAYVPPDPKDDVQLNYALDLLRGKKTDPAFPPNPDKAVVAK; this comes from the coding sequence ATGATTCGTAGGGCTTCTCTTGTTCTGGTCGGCGCATTGATGGGTGCGACGGCCATGAGCGTCATTTACTCGGCGGGTGTGCCGGCAGAAGCGGCCGGATCGTCCACGTACAAGGAACTCTCGGTGTTCGGCGATGTCTTCGAGCGTGTGCGCGCCCAGTACGTGACGCCGCCGGCCGAGGACAAGCTGATCGAGAACGCCATCAACGGCATGCTCTCCTCGCTGGATCCGCATTCGAGCTATATGAATGCGAAGGACGCCGAGGATATGCGCACCCAGACCAAGGGTGAGTTCGGCGGCCTCGGCATCGAAGTCACGATGGAAGACGAACTGGTCAAGGTCATCACCCCGATCGACGATACGCCCGCCGCCAAGGCCGGTGTTCTCGCCGGCGATTATATCTCCGAGATCGACGGCCAGTCCGTGCGCGGCCTGAAGCTTGAGGACGCCGTCGAGAAGATGCGCGGCGCCGTCAACACCCCGATCAAGCTGACGCTGATCCGCAAGGGCGCCGACAAGCCGATCGAGCTGACGATCGTCCGTGACGTCGTCGCCGTCCAGGCCGTCAAGTCGCGTGTCGAGGACGATGTCGGTTATCTCCGCATCATCTCCTTCACCGAGAAGACCTATCCCGACATGGAAAAGGCGATCAAGAAGATCAAGGACACCGTTCCGGCCGACAAGCTGAAGGGTTATGTCCTCGACCTGCGCCTCAATCCGGGCGGCCTGCTCGACCAGGCGATCAACGTCTCCGACGCCCTCTTGCAGCGCGGCGAAGTCGTCTCGACCCGCGGCCGCAATCCCGATGAAACCCGCCGCTTCAATGCCGGTCCGGGCGACCTGACGGATGGCAAGCCGGTTATCGTGCTGATCAACGGCGGTTCGGCTTCCGCATCGGAAATCGTCGCCGGCGCCCTTCAGGATCTGCGCCGCGCCACCGTTCTCGGCACGCGCTCCTTCGGCAAAGGCTCCGTCCAGACGATCATCCCGCTCGGCGAAAACGGCGCGCTGCGCCTGACCACGGCGCTCTACTACACGCCGTCGGGCCGCTCGATCCAGGGCACCGGCATTACTCCCGACATCAAGGTCGAGGAGCCGCTGCCGGAGGAACTGCAGGGCAAGATGGTCACCGAAGGCGAATCCAGCCTGCGCGGCCATATCAAGGGCCAGAGCGAGACGGACGAAGGTTCGGGCTCCGTTGCCTATGTGCCCCCGGATCCGAAGGACGACGTTCAGCTGAACTACGCGCTCGATCTGCTGCGCGGCAAGAAGACCGATCCGGCCTTCCCGCCGAACCCCGACAAGGCCGTCGTCGCCAAGTAA
- the rsfS gene encoding ribosome silencing factor: MVCHSRKGKALTTVHAKGKTFAVIPKSAERGADAAARALETVLASLEDSKAEDIVTIDIAGKSALGDYMIVVSGRSNRHVMAISDHLLTDLKDDGLGTARVEGQEGGDWVLIDTGDIIVHVFRPEIREFYNIEKMWAAPDMDEETRH; the protein is encoded by the coding sequence ATGGTTTGTCATTCCAGGAAAGGGAAAGCACTGACAACAGTACACGCCAAGGGAAAAACGTTCGCCGTTATCCCGAAGAGTGCGGAACGTGGCGCCGATGCCGCCGCCCGTGCCCTAGAAACCGTCCTCGCCAGCCTCGAGGACTCCAAAGCTGAAGATATCGTCACCATCGACATTGCCGGAAAATCGGCGCTGGGAGACTACATGATCGTCGTCTCCGGCCGCTCGAACAGGCATGTCATGGCGATCTCGGATCACCTGCTCACCGACCTGAAGGACGACGGCCTCGGCACGGCCCGCGTCGAAGGTCAGGAGGGCGGCGATTGGGTGCTGATCGACACCGGTGACATTATCGTGCATGTGTTCCGTCCTGAAATCCGCGAGTTCTACAACATCGAAAAGATGTGGGCGGCTCCGGATATGGATGAAGAAACACGGCACTGA